One part of the Fusobacterium sp. JB019 genome encodes these proteins:
- the pfkA gene encoding 6-phosphofructokinase, with protein sequence MKKIAILTSGGDAPGMNAAIRAAAKMAQYKGMEVYGVRRGYHGMLMDEIFLIEGSFLSGIIERGGTALLTARCPEFKDPKYRAIAAENLKRRGIEGLIVIGGDGSYHGADLLAKEHGIKVVGLPGTIDNDIIGTDFTIGFDTCLNTILDAISKLRDTATSHERTILIEVMGRSAGDLAVHACLAGGGDGLLIPEVENSIEMLAFQIKQRRNTGRLHDIILVAEGAGDILEIEKKLKEKVSTEVRSVILGHVQRGGAPSGRDRIIATRMALKAVEVLEEEKGGVMVGIENGTIVTHPISYAWEGEKKQDVIDLYRVADVFSR encoded by the coding sequence ATGAAAAAAATAGCTATTTTAACAAGTGGAGGAGATGCTCCTGGAATGAATGCAGCCATAAGAGCAGCAGCAAAAATGGCTCAATATAAGGGAATGGAAGTTTATGGTGTTAGAAGAGGATACCATGGAATGTTAATGGATGAAATCTTTTTAATAGAAGGATCATTTTTATCTGGGATTATAGAAAGAGGAGGAACGGCTCTTTTAACTGCTAGATGTCCAGAATTCAAAGATCCTAAATATAGAGCAATAGCAGCTGAAAACTTAAAAAGAAGAGGAATAGAAGGTCTTATAGTTATAGGTGGGGATGGATCTTATCATGGAGCAGATCTTTTAGCAAAGGAACATGGGATAAAAGTTGTAGGATTGCCAGGTACTATTGATAATGATATAATTGGAACTGATTTTACAATAGGTTTCGATACTTGTTTGAATACAATATTAGATGCTATTTCTAAATTAAGAGATACTGCTACTTCTCACGAAAGGACAATTTTGATAGAAGTTATGGGAAGAAGCGCTGGAGATTTAGCGGTTCATGCTTGTCTTGCTGGTGGTGGAGATGGGTTGCTTATACCAGAAGTTGAGAATTCTATTGAAATGTTAGCTTTTCAAATTAAACAAAGAAGAAATACTGGAAGACTTCATGATATTATATTAGTTGCAGAAGGTGCTGGAGATATATTAGAGATAGAAAAAAAATTAAAAGAGAAAGTTTCTACAGAAGTTAGATCAGTTATTTTAGGACATGTCCAAAGAGGAGGAGCTCCTTCAGGAAGAGATAGGATTATAGCTACAAGAATGGCTTTAAAAGCAGTGGAAGTCCTAGAAGAAGAAAAAGGTGGAGTTATGGTAGGTATAGAAAATGGAACTATAGTAACGCATCCTATTTCTTATGCTTGGGAAGGTGAAAAGAAACAAGATGTTATAGATTTGTATCGTGTTGCAGATGTGTTCTCAAGATAG
- a CDS encoding acetyl-CoA carboxylase carboxyltransferase subunit alpha, giving the protein MEFEKELLEIENKIEELKQFSTDKNINLDDEINKLEKEYKKRAKEVYSNLSDWEKVYIARNPERPNTVEYINGITEDFVELHGDRLFGDDGAIVGGLCKISGHKFMIIGIQKGRGMDEKIHRNFGMASPEGYRKALRLMKLAERFKIPVLTLIDTAGAYPGLEAEERGQGEAIARNLMEMSGIKTPIIAIIIGEGGSGGALALAVADKVMMLEHSVYSVISPEGCAAILFKDGSLSEKAASSLKISAQNLKKLQIIDEIIPEPLGGAHKDKLCAEINLKKAVLLSIQELKKIEIDTLLENRYNKYRKMGIFLEE; this is encoded by the coding sequence GTGGAATTTGAAAAAGAACTTTTAGAAATAGAAAATAAAATAGAAGAGTTAAAACAATTTTCTACAGATAAAAATATTAATTTAGATGATGAGATAAATAAATTAGAAAAAGAATATAAGAAAAGAGCGAAAGAGGTTTATTCTAATCTTAGTGATTGGGAAAAAGTTTATATTGCTAGAAATCCAGAAAGACCAAATACAGTTGAATACATAAATGGAATTACAGAAGATTTTGTTGAGTTACATGGAGATAGATTATTTGGAGATGATGGAGCTATAGTAGGAGGCCTTTGTAAAATATCAGGTCATAAATTTATGATTATTGGAATTCAAAAAGGAAGAGGTATGGATGAAAAAATCCATAGAAATTTTGGAATGGCTAGCCCAGAAGGTTACAGAAAAGCTTTGAGATTAATGAAACTGGCAGAAAGATTTAAAATTCCGGTTTTGACCTTGATAGATACAGCAGGAGCTTATCCGGGATTAGAAGCAGAGGAAAGAGGTCAAGGAGAGGCTATTGCCAGAAATTTAATGGAAATGTCAGGAATTAAAACTCCAATAATAGCAATCATAATTGGAGAAGGGGGAAGTGGAGGAGCTTTGGCTCTTGCAGTGGCCGATAAGGTAATGATGCTTGAACATTCTGTTTATTCAGTGATTTCACCTGAAGGATGTGCAGCAATATTATTTAAAGATGGTAGCTTATCAGAAAAAGCGGCTTCCAGTTTAAAAATTTCAGCTCAAAATTTAAAAAAGTTGCAGATAATAGATGAGATAATACCAGAACCATTGGGAGGAGCTCATAAAGATAAATTATGTGCAGAAATTAACCTTAAAAAAGCAGTATTGTTATCAATTCAAGAGTTGAAAAAAATAGAGATAGATACTTTATTGGAAAATAGATATAATAAGTATAGAAAAATGGGTATATTTTTAGAAGAGTAA
- the accD gene encoding acetyl-CoA carboxylase, carboxyltransferase subunit beta, producing MRFFSLRKKKYATLTVKDSDQTSTIIEKEKNGITEEVSELWEKCPECGEITIKKDIRRNLKKCPQCGYYYKMTAKERLDLLIDEGTFEEKDVNLEAKDFLEFQGYEQKIKKSKEKTNMKEGVLSGVGRISGIEVSVAIMDFNFLGGSMGSVVGEKITRALERGLEQKIPVIVVASSGGARMYEGIVSLMQMAKTSAAVEKLKQAGIPFISVPVNPTTGGVTASFAMLGDVIVTEPNALIGFAGQRVIEETIKQKLPKGFQRSEFLLDHGMVDVIVKREEMKDTITKILSNIL from the coding sequence ATGAGATTTTTTTCTCTAAGAAAGAAAAAGTATGCTACTTTAACAGTTAAAGATTCAGATCAAACTAGTACAATAATAGAAAAAGAAAAAAATGGGATCACAGAAGAGGTATCGGAGTTATGGGAAAAATGCCCAGAATGTGGAGAAATTACAATAAAAAAAGATATAAGAAGAAATTTAAAAAAATGTCCTCAATGTGGTTATTATTATAAGATGACTGCAAAGGAAAGACTAGATTTATTAATTGATGAGGGAACTTTTGAAGAAAAGGATGTAAATTTAGAAGCTAAAGATTTTTTAGAATTCCAAGGATATGAACAAAAAATAAAAAAATCTAAAGAAAAAACAAACATGAAAGAAGGAGTTTTATCAGGAGTAGGTAGAATTTCAGGAATAGAAGTTAGTGTTGCTATAATGGATTTTAATTTTTTAGGTGGAAGTATGGGGTCTGTAGTTGGAGAAAAAATAACTAGGGCTTTAGAAAGAGGACTTGAACAAAAAATACCAGTAATTGTAGTGGCTAGTTCAGGTGGAGCGAGAATGTATGAGGGAATTGTTTCTTTAATGCAGATGGCTAAGACATCAGCAGCAGTTGAAAAATTGAAGCAAGCAGGTATTCCTTTCATTTCGGTACCAGTAAATCCTACAACAGGTGGTGTAACAGCATCTTTTGCAATGCTAGGAGATGTGATAGTAACTGAACCTAATGCTCTTATTGGATTTGCAGGTCAAAGAGTTATTGAAGAAACAATTAAGCAAAAATTACCTAAAGGATTCCAAAGAAGTGAATTTTTATTAGATCATGGAATGGTGGATGTTATAGTTAAAAGAGAAGAAATGAAAGATACAATTACAAAAATTTTAAGTAATATTTTATAG
- a CDS encoding chorismate mutase — protein sequence MIINKNLTNLRLELDNIDNKIAELILQRIEIVKQVGNIKKQEKNNFYVPKREEEIFSRISKLYPQLNPKIIKAIFTEIISSCRSYEKIFNVGITKHFLSKIAIQNTFGSFCNTFVFNNINEIDLKNIDYLLIPLDVNSCDLVEINSNFLLLKKIILENIEFHLLEKIKK from the coding sequence ATGATCATTAATAAAAATTTAACAAATTTACGTCTTGAATTAGATAATATCGATAATAAAATAGCAGAGCTAATTTTACAAAGAATCGAAATAGTTAAACAAGTTGGAAATATAAAAAAACAAGAAAAAAATAATTTCTATGTCCCAAAAAGAGAAGAAGAAATTTTTTCCAGAATATCTAAACTATATCCCCAATTGAATCCCAAAATAATAAAAGCTATTTTCACAGAAATCATTTCTTCTTGTAGAAGCTATGAAAAAATATTTAACGTCGGCATAACAAAACATTTTTTATCTAAAATAGCTATTCAAAATACATTTGGATCTTTTTGTAATACCTTTGTTTTCAACAACATTAATGAAATCGATTTAAAAAATATTGACTATCTCCTTATACCTTTAGATGTCAATTCTTGCGATTTAGTTGAAATTAATTCAAATTTTTTATTACTAAAAAAAATAATTTTAGAAAACATTGAATTTCACCTTTTAGAGAAAATAAAAAAATAA
- a CDS encoding universal stress protein, with translation MKKLLIPLDGTERSMHSIDLVKNLYKPEEVSITLLYVKEDAKLFIEEMDYSEAEQEMQEKVAEAVENLEGYDVTCRVGFVEPGREILRIAKTENTDIIVMTKSTKKGLTRMIGSVTTYVVKHSHCIVMIVPE, from the coding sequence ATGAAAAAATTATTAATACCTTTAGACGGAACAGAAAGAAGTATGCATTCTATTGACTTAGTTAAAAATCTTTATAAACCTGAAGAGGTTTCTATTACATTGTTATATGTAAAAGAAGATGCCAAACTATTTATTGAAGAAATGGATTACTCAGAAGCAGAGCAAGAAATGCAGGAAAAAGTAGCAGAAGCAGTTGAAAACTTAGAGGGCTATGACGTTACATGCAGAGTTGGCTTTGTTGAACCAGGTAGAGAAATATTAAGAATTGCAAAAACAGAAAATACGGATATTATAGTAATGACTAAATCTACAAAAAAAGGATTAACTCGTATGATAGGGTCTGTAACAACTTATGTTGTTAAACACTCTCACTGTATAGTTATGATAGTTCCTGAATAA
- a CDS encoding homoserine dehydrogenase: MKVGLFGFGVVGRGIFDIIETKKTSGLKRIEIKKALVSSIKGRNLDILTINPQDIIQDKEIDTVVEVMGGINPAYDYIISSLKAGKNVVTANKAVVAKHFKEFVELAKEYEVKFYYEPSVCGGVPIIEGLKKVKKIDEVSEIGGIFNGTTNFILDKMTKFSAEFKETLEEAQEKGYAEADPSADIDGIDILRKIMISTSIAFDFLVPEKEVNVFGIRNILKIDIDYFKEKDKVVKLMAVGKKKEDKYICCVEPVAYNFDEMEATVPTNFNIAFLKGDSIGELKFFGQGAGKYPTGNAGVQDLIDILEKKEYDYPEFKNKLVKDPSLVEGKYYIRTRKKINETRMKFIDKQETVKDYNVYTTKNITNEKMCNILKEIHDENAFFVRIN, translated from the coding sequence ATGAAAGTAGGATTATTTGGTTTTGGAGTAGTTGGAAGAGGTATTTTTGATATTATAGAAACTAAAAAGACGTCGGGTTTAAAAAGAATAGAAATAAAAAAAGCCTTAGTAAGCTCGATAAAAGGTAGAAATTTAGATATCCTAACCATAAATCCTCAAGATATAATACAGGATAAAGAAATAGATACTGTAGTAGAAGTCATGGGTGGGATTAATCCGGCTTATGATTATATTATATCTTCATTAAAAGCAGGTAAGAATGTAGTAACAGCAAATAAAGCTGTTGTGGCTAAACATTTTAAAGAGTTTGTAGAATTGGCGAAAGAGTATGAGGTTAAATTTTATTATGAACCTAGTGTATGTGGGGGAGTGCCAATAATAGAAGGGTTAAAAAAAGTGAAAAAAATTGATGAAGTTTCTGAAATCGGTGGGATTTTTAATGGTACTACAAATTTTATTTTAGATAAAATGACTAAATTTTCTGCTGAATTTAAAGAAACATTAGAAGAAGCTCAAGAGAAAGGATATGCTGAGGCAGATCCTTCTGCAGATATAGATGGGATAGATATCCTAAGGAAAATAATGATTTCCACTTCTATTGCATTTGATTTTTTAGTTCCTGAAAAAGAAGTAAATGTTTTTGGTATTAGAAATATATTGAAAATAGATATTGATTATTTTAAAGAAAAGGATAAAGTTGTTAAATTGATGGCTGTAGGAAAGAAAAAAGAAGATAAATATATTTGTTGTGTTGAGCCTGTAGCTTATAATTTTGATGAAATGGAAGCAACAGTTCCAACTAATTTTAATATTGCTTTTTTAAAGGGAGATTCGATTGGAGAATTGAAATTTTTTGGACAGGGAGCAGGAAAATATCCTACAGGAAATGCAGGAGTTCAAGATTTGATAGATATTCTTGAGAAGAAAGAATATGATTATCCTGAGTTTAAAAATAAACTAGTTAAAGATCCTTCTTTAGTTGAGGGTAAATATTATATTAGAACAAGAAAAAAAATAAACGAAACAAGAATGAAGTTTATAGATAAACAAGAAACAGTAAAAGATTATAATGTATATACAACTAAAAATATTACTAATGAAAAGATGTGTAATATATTAAAAGAAATACATGATGAAAATGCTTTTTTTGTTAGAATTAATTAA
- a CDS encoding methyltransferase domain-containing protein: protein MKEFNKNFSTYNDNAIVQKQVAEKLVNLMKNYFRKNNYSKVIELGCGTGIFTRCVLKDMKIEKLILNDYFNTEKYLAELNYEKFIKGDMSKSLNENYDLVISSSSFQWIEDLESLIKSISQRTDRLAFSIYIKGNLKEIQKHFNVSLNYKTREEIVLLLEKYFYKIESYEEEKIIKFDQPLDALRHLKRTGVGVGSKASVRKIRTFSEKCLSYSVGYFLCSK, encoded by the coding sequence ATGAAAGAATTTAATAAAAACTTTTCAACATACAATGATAATGCGATAGTACAAAAACAAGTAGCTGAGAAACTTGTTAATTTAATGAAAAATTACTTTAGAAAAAATAATTATTCTAAAGTGATTGAATTAGGATGTGGAACAGGAATATTTACCAGATGTGTTTTAAAAGATATGAAAATTGAAAAATTAATTTTGAACGATTATTTTAATACTGAAAAATATTTAGCGGAATTAAATTATGAGAAATTTATAAAAGGAGATATGTCTAAAAGTTTAAATGAAAACTATGATTTAGTTATTTCTAGTTCTAGTTTTCAATGGATTGAAGATTTAGAAAGTTTGATAAAAAGTATTTCTCAAAGAACTGATAGATTAGCTTTTTCAATATATATAAAAGGAAATTTAAAAGAAATTCAAAAACATTTTAATGTTAGTTTAAATTATAAAACAAGAGAAGAAATTGTATTATTATTAGAAAAATATTTTTATAAAATAGAAAGTTATGAAGAAGAAAAAATTATTAAGTTTGATCAACCTTTGGATGCTTTGAGGCATCTAAAAAGGACGGGAGTTGGAGTTGGATCAAAAGCTTCTGTCCGAAAAATTAGAACATTTTCAGAAAAATGTCTTTCTTACAGTGTCGGATATTTTTTATGCTCCAAATAA
- a CDS encoding DUF452 family protein, translating into MNIIVFFNGWGMNEEVLKELKNKSEYEILNISFPYKLDRNKLKGYNNIIFIGWSFGVYYMCKFLNDNLDFDYQEVISINGTPEIIGKYGIMEKVYNLTLKGMDEENLEKFYINMDCKLRPKDKEIKDLIYELEYLKENYIPQENKVSKAIIGLNDKIIKSKNQIKYYKSKSVEIKQIDGGHYIFPQLKSWEDIIK; encoded by the coding sequence ATGAATATAATAGTATTTTTTAATGGCTGGGGAATGAATGAAGAAGTTTTAAAAGAGTTAAAGAATAAAAGTGAATATGAAATTTTAAACATTTCTTTTCCTTATAAATTAGATAGAAACAAATTAAAAGGATATAACAATATAATATTTATAGGTTGGTCTTTTGGAGTATATTATATGTGTAAGTTTTTAAATGATAATTTAGATTTTGATTATCAAGAGGTTATATCTATTAATGGAACTCCTGAAATAATAGGTAAATATGGAATTATGGAGAAAGTTTATAATTTGACATTAAAAGGAATGGACGAAGAAAATCTAGAAAAATTTTATATAAATATGGATTGTAAATTAAGACCAAAAGATAAAGAAATAAAAGATTTAATTTATGAACTTGAATATTTAAAAGAAAATTATATTCCTCAAGAAAACAAAGTTTCAAAAGCAATAATAGGCTTAAATGATAAAATTATAAAGAGCAAAAATCAGATTAAATATTATAAATCAAAAAGCGTAGAGATAAAACAGATAGACGGGGGACATTATATTTTTCCTCAATTAAAAAGCTGGGAGGATATAATAAAATAA
- a CDS encoding aminotransferase class I/II-fold pyridoxal phosphate-dependent enzyme has protein sequence MKKDKIISQLNRKKEENNFRTLKKFNEKDLNLSSNDYLGLAHDEKLKEKFYKEFKNEVYLSSSSSRLITGNYKGVVSLENKLEKIYGKPGLVMNSGFSANKTIIDTFYNKESLIITDKLNHASIYDGIISSKCKILRYRHLDTKHLEDILIKYRDKYEDVLIISETTYSMEGDTANLKKLVELKKKYNCDLMIDEAHSYGVNGYGVAYNLNLVKDIEFLVIPLGKGGGSIGSYIICENYYKDYLINFGREFIYTTSLPPVNNLWNLFILENMNNFQEKREKLKELIDFTFLKIKELEIEVVSDSHILGLIIGDNKKVDIISKRLRDKGYIVYSIKSPTVGKGTERIRIGLNPDITKEEIEKFLKEFKHEYNSIF, from the coding sequence ATGAAGAAAGATAAAATAATATCACAATTAAATAGAAAAAAAGAAGAAAATAATTTTAGAACTTTGAAAAAATTCAATGAAAAAGATTTAAATTTATCTTCAAATGATTATTTAGGATTAGCTCACGATGAAAAGCTAAAGGAAAAATTTTATAAAGAGTTTAAAAATGAGGTATATTTATCTTCTAGCTCTTCTAGATTGATTACAGGAAATTATAAGGGAGTGGTATCTCTTGAAAATAAGTTAGAAAAAATTTATGGAAAACCTGGTCTTGTTATGAATAGCGGTTTTTCAGCAAATAAAACAATAATAGACACTTTCTATAATAAGGAATCTTTGATAATAACGGATAAATTAAATCATGCAAGTATATACGATGGTATAATTTCTAGTAAATGTAAAATTTTGAGATATAGACATTTGGATACAAAACATTTGGAAGATATATTGATAAAATATAGGGATAAATACGAAGATGTATTAATTATATCTGAAACTACCTATAGCATGGAAGGAGATACAGCTAATTTAAAAAAATTAGTTGAACTTAAGAAAAAATATAATTGTGATTTAATGATAGATGAAGCTCACTCTTATGGTGTTAATGGATATGGGGTAGCTTATAATTTAAACTTAGTAAAAGATATAGAATTTTTAGTTATTCCCTTAGGAAAAGGTGGAGGATCGATAGGTTCTTATATAATTTGTGAAAATTATTATAAAGATTATTTGATAAATTTTGGTAGGGAGTTTATTTATACTACAAGTTTACCTCCAGTTAATAATTTATGGAATTTATTTATTTTAGAAAATATGAATAATTTTCAAGAAAAAAGAGAAAAATTAAAGGAATTAATAGATTTTACTTTTTTAAAAATAAAAGAGCTAGAAATAGAGGTTGTTTCAGATTCTCATATTTTAGGGTTAATTATAGGTGACAATAAAAAAGTAGATATAATTTCAAAAAGATTAAGAGACAAAGGGTATATAGTTTATTCAATAAAAAGTCCGACAGTTGGTAAAGGAACGGAAAGAATAAGGATAGGGCTTAATCCTGATATAACAAAAGAGGAAATAGAAAAATTTTTAAAGGAATTTAAACATGAATATAATAGTATTTTTTAA
- the bioA gene encoding adenosylmethionine--8-amino-7-oxononanoate transaminase: MNKNLTVLQKRDLKHIFHPCSQMKDYEDFPPIVIEKAKGMYVYDEDGKKYMDCIASWWLNPLGHCNDRINKVLIDQANTLEHVIFSNFSHRPAIELSEKLVEILPEGLSKLFFADNGSSGVEIALKLAYQSQKQRGYEKKRKFVTIRNSYHGETIGALAVGDIDFFTRTYRPLIKEAIKVEGPECFNCKYNKKYKTCEAECFCHMEKVLRENHEEIAGVIVEPIVQGAGGMKIYSPKYLKELREITKELNIVMIVDEIAMGFGRTGKMFASEWAGISPDIMTVGKALTAGYYPMSIVCMKEEIYDSFYADYSEGKSFLHSHSFSGNPLGCRIALEVLKIYEEDNMLAKINEKGDYLEAQMKKAFEGNENIGEIRRIGLIGVLEIVKDKNTKERFSSKERVGYGIYKTALKHGAILRPLGDTIYFLPPFIITKEEIDDMVNICKVSIDEFLSNKK, translated from the coding sequence ATAAATAAAAATTTAACTGTATTACAAAAAAGGGATTTAAAACATATATTTCATCCGTGTTCACAAATGAAGGATTATGAAGATTTTCCTCCTATTGTTATAGAAAAAGCAAAAGGAATGTATGTGTATGACGAAGATGGGAAAAAATATATGGATTGTATTGCTAGCTGGTGGTTAAATCCTTTAGGACATTGTAATGATAGAATAAATAAAGTTTTAATAGATCAAGCTAATACTTTAGAGCATGTTATTTTTTCTAATTTTTCTCATAGACCAGCAATAGAACTTTCAGAAAAATTAGTTGAAATTTTACCAGAAGGATTGTCAAAATTATTCTTTGCAGATAATGGATCATCTGGAGTTGAGATAGCTTTAAAATTAGCTTACCAATCTCAAAAACAAAGAGGATATGAAAAGAAAAGAAAATTTGTAACTATTAGAAACTCATATCATGGAGAAACAATTGGAGCTTTAGCTGTTGGGGATATAGATTTCTTTACTAGAACTTATAGACCTTTAATAAAAGAAGCTATAAAAGTAGAAGGACCAGAATGTTTTAATTGTAAATATAATAAAAAATATAAAACTTGTGAGGCGGAATGTTTTTGTCATATGGAAAAAGTTTTAAGAGAAAATCACGAAGAAATAGCAGGAGTAATAGTAGAGCCAATTGTCCAAGGGGCAGGAGGAATGAAAATATATTCTCCTAAATATCTTAAAGAATTAAGAGAAATAACAAAAGAATTAAATATAGTAATGATAGTTGATGAAATAGCTATGGGATTTGGAAGAACAGGTAAAATGTTCGCTAGTGAATGGGCAGGAATATCTCCAGATATTATGACAGTAGGAAAGGCACTAACAGCAGGATATTATCCTATGTCAATAGTTTGTATGAAGGAAGAGATATATGATTCTTTTTATGCTGATTATTCAGAAGGAAAATCATTTTTACATTCTCATAGTTTCTCAGGAAATCCATTGGGTTGTAGAATAGCCTTAGAAGTTTTAAAAATATATGAAGAAGACAACATGTTAGCTAAGATAAATGAAAAGGGAGATTATTTAGAAGCTCAAATGAAAAAAGCTTTTGAGGGAAATGAAAATATCGGTGAAATAAGAAGAATAGGTCTTATTGGAGTTTTAGAAATAGTAAAAGATAAAAATACTAAAGAAAGATTTTCATCAAAAGAAAGAGTTGGATATGGAATATATAAAACAGCTTTAAAGCATGGAGCTATTTTAAGACCGTTAGGGGATACAATTTATTTCTTACCTCCATTTATAATAACAAAAGAAGAAATAGATGATATGGTTAATATATGTAAAGTTTCAATTGATGAATTTTTATCAAATAAAAAATAA
- the bioD gene encoding dethiobiotin synthase, whose product MEKGLKSGYFVTGIGTDVGKTYVSALLYKALREKYNTGYYKPIQSGCFYKADRIIAPDVKFVCDFSGIKYDKEMCTCTLMPEVSPHLAAEMENKEINIEEVYEKINMKKKKYSTLLVEGAGGAYVPVIRNKLYMFDIMEELKFPVILVSNTKVGGINHTMLTVEFLKLKGIDIQGIVFNGYTGEKYEDDNIKVVLEDSGIKNYVIVKENQQNLDEKDLMKLFREEKNGNK is encoded by the coding sequence TTGGAAAAAGGATTAAAATCAGGATATTTTGTTACAGGAATAGGAACAGATGTAGGTAAAACTTATGTAAGTGCTTTACTTTATAAAGCATTAAGAGAAAAATATAATACAGGTTATTATAAACCTATTCAAAGTGGTTGCTTTTATAAAGCTGATAGAATTATAGCACCAGATGTTAAATTTGTATGTGATTTTAGTGGAATAAAGTATGATAAAGAAATGTGTACGTGTACCTTAATGCCAGAAGTATCACCACATCTTGCAGCTGAAATGGAAAATAAAGAGATAAATATAGAAGAAGTCTATGAAAAAATAAATATGAAAAAGAAAAAATATTCAACTCTTTTAGTTGAAGGAGCAGGGGGGGCCTATGTTCCTGTAATAAGAAATAAACTTTATATGTTTGATATAATGGAAGAGCTTAAATTTCCAGTGATTTTAGTTTCCAATACTAAGGTTGGTGGAATAAATCATACTATGTTAACAGTAGAATTTTTAAAATTAAAAGGAATAGATATTCAAGGAATAGTTTTTAATGGATATACTGGAGAAAAGTATGAGGATGATAACATTAAAGTAGTATTAGAAGATAGTGGAATAAAGAATTATGTTATAGTGAAAGAAAATCAACAAAATTTAGATGAAAAAGATTTAATGAAATTATTTAGGGAGGAAAAAAATGGAAATAAATAA
- a CDS encoding MerR family transcriptional regulator encodes MIKKIKETFTVSEIANILKINKNTVLYYDKEGIVKARRKENNYRYYTFEHIRSFKRALFLREMNFSIKEILDMKNRIEKRKDNFKIKESDLDTIDEKIKEIKTEIRSLLDKIKCLRNKKKRLKFVLESKNKLGIPHIIKEEEKRGISIDIDISLKEELEARNLKQVELMKKIEKILNEPFTLGKYVMGYSIDKDDYLDLNYRSQKFLVLKNKKSLKSKVVLEKGEYLVYYLESDSVEKNLLSKLLLWIKNHGYEIKGNIFVECVNEVVRVSEDSVQIRIIKIPIKKLTSE; translated from the coding sequence ATGATAAAAAAAATAAAAGAGACTTTCACTGTAAGTGAAATAGCTAATATTTTAAAGATAAATAAGAATACAGTCTTATATTATGATAAAGAGGGTATAGTTAAAGCTAGGAGGAAAGAAAATAATTATAGGTATTATACTTTTGAACATATAAGAAGCTTTAAAAGAGCATTGTTTTTAAGAGAAATGAATTTTTCTATAAAAGAAATTTTAGATATGAAAAATAGAATTGAGAAAAGAAAAGATAATTTTAAAATAAAAGAAAGTGATTTAGATACTATAGATGAAAAAATAAAAGAAATAAAAACTGAAATAAGAAGTTTATTAGATAAAATAAAATGTTTAAGAAATAAAAAAAAGCGTTTAAAATTTGTTTTAGAATCTAAAAATAAGTTAGGGATTCCTCATATAATAAAGGAAGAAGAAAAAAGAGGAATATCTATTGATATAGATATTAGTTTAAAGGAAGAGCTGGAAGCTAGAAATTTAAAGCAAGTAGAGCTTATGAAAAAAATAGAAAAAATTTTAAATGAACCATTTACACTTGGTAAATATGTTATGGGTTATTCTATTGATAAGGATGATTATTTAGATTTAAACTATAGATCTCAAAAGTTTTTAGTTTTGAAAAATAAAAAATCTCTTAAAAGTAAAGTGGTTTTAGAAAAAGGAGAATATTTAGTATATTATTTAGAGTCAGATTCAGTGGAAAAGAATCTTTTAAGTAAATTATTGTTATGGATAAAAAATCATGGCTATGAAATAAAAGGTAATATTTTTGTAGAGTGTGTTAATGAAGTTGTTAGAGTTTCAGAAGATAGTGTACAAATAAGAATAATAAAAATTCCTATAAAAAAGTTGACTTCTGAGTAA